The following proteins are encoded in a genomic region of Silene latifolia isolate original U9 population unplaced genomic scaffold, ASM4854445v1 scaffold_79, whole genome shotgun sequence:
- the LOC141640438 gene encoding uncharacterized protein LOC141640438: MVEMERFCSLSAFDKLGGNKGSIDGAEFFSEWKVRNSLSDIAYKGPKFTWCNNRKGNKRIYERIDKGLASPLCYSVFPYSGIKHFPIQCSDHAPIIFDTGFFEPHKRKSFRMEAWAFEYEDSLRLLKQEWFLHDRGSPVTKLSRKLRRTRYVFKNWTLAKRKSWNEKWSEFDERLEAELEKKFSGHIKNRHDRNLIIGLKRADSSWTFDKQKLAGIFDDHFKEIYGVNTSRGTFQHFTRKEVRTAVFQLGSTKLPGPDGIPALFYQKF; the protein is encoded by the exons ATGGTAGAAATGGAGCGTTTTTGCAGTTTAAGTGCCTTTGACAAATTGGGAGGTAACAAGGGTTCCATTGACGGAGCAGAATTCTTCTCGGAATGGAAAGTTCGAAATTCCCTTTCTGATATTGCTTATAAAGGGCCGAAGTTCACATGGTGTAATAATAGAAAGGGTAATAAAAGAATTTATGAACGTATTGATAAAGGGTTAGCGTCTCCTCTATGCTATTCAGTGTTTCCTTATTCTGGCATTAAACATTTCCCTATTCAATGCTCTGATCATGCGCCAATCATCTTTGATACTGGTTTTTTTGAACCTCATAAACGCAAATCATTTAGAATGGAAGCCTGGGCTTTTGAATATGAGGATTCTCTTCGACTATTGAAGCAAGAGTGGTTTCTTCATGATAGAGGATCTCCGGTGACAAAACTTTCACGAAAATTACGAAGAACTCGCTATGTTTTCAAGAACTGGACTCTTGCTAAGCGAAAATCATGGAACGAAAAATGGTCTGAGTTTGATGAAAGATTAGAAGCTGAACTGGAAAAAAAATTTAGTGGTCACA TTAAGAATAGGCATGATCGTAATTTAATTATTGGTTTGAAGAGGGCTGATAGCTCTTGGACTTTCGATAAGCAAAAATTAGCTGGTATTTTTGACGATCACTTCAAAGAAATTTATGGAGTTAATACTTCTCGTGGTACATTTCAACA TTTCACACGCAAGGAAGTTAGAACAGCCGTTTTTCAACTTGGATCAACTAAATTACCAGGACCGGATGGAATTCCTGCTCTCTTTTATCAGAAATTTTGA